AACAGCACCATGCACACGGCACCGCAACCGTCGCCGGCAGCCACAACAGGCGACCCCAGGCTCAGCTGGAGCAGCGCGGAGTCCGCAGTCCGCCCGCCCGCACTCCGCTTCCGCCGCGACGGAATCCTGCCCACCGTCGCCGCCGCGCTCTCCGTCCGCGGCACGACCCTCACCTGCACCGCGGCCAGAGGAGACCAGACGCCCGACCTCCACCCGCTCGTACAGGACTTCCTCGACACCCTCACCAGCGGCCAGCGCGAGCGCTTCACCGGCCGATGCCCCGAAGCCATCCTGCTCTCCCGCCACATCGGCGCCACCGACGCCGCACGATCCAAACGCGCCCGGCGGAAACCACTCACCCCCGGCGAAGCCCGCCGCTCCCTCAAGCACGCCAAACTCACCACCCGGCGCATCCGGGAGGACGGCGACCCCCTCCACGGCAGCTACGCCGCCCCCTGCCGCTCCTGCGCGGCGATGCTCGCCCACTTCGGCGTACGCACCGTCGAACCCGCCCAGACCGAGAACGGCTGAACGCACGCACATGCCCGACCACCCCCTCAGCACCACCCGATTCCCCGTCGCCGTCGACGCGGCCCTGCGCGACGCGGGATGGCAGCCGGGCCGCTGGGACATCAAACTCGCCGAGCACTGGGCCGACACCCTCCGCGCCCACGTCTCCCCCGGCGGCCACCGGCACACCGTCTTCCCGGCCGCCGTCGAAGCCTGGGCCGAGTTCGGCGCCCTCCACATCACCCCGCCCGGACCCGGCCGCCAGACGGCACCCGCGGCCCTCCGCCTCGACCCCCTCGCCGGACTCCACCTCGCCCGCACCCTCGGCGATCTCGGCCGCGCACTCGACACCGAGATCGCGCCCCTCGGAGAAGAACTCGGAGAAGAAGGCGACGCACAAGCCGTCCTCGCCGTCGACGCCCGAGGCCGCGTCTACAGCGTCGACCACACCGGCGACTGGTACCTCGGCCCCGACCTCGACCAGGCGCTCATCACCCTCGTCAACGGCAACCAGCCGGCACGCCTCACCATGCCCTGAGCCGCCACCACCGGCGCACCACCGAAGCGCGACCCGTGCACGCGAGCGGCGGCCCACCGGCGAAACGGGTCCGGCCGGGGACGCGGGCCCCTCGGCCGGACCGTCACCACCCCCGGCCACCGGGCCTCACACCACCGGCGACTCCGCCTGCGACCCCACCGGGGACTCCATCGGCAACACCGCCGACACCCGGAAACCACCCGCGTCCGTCGGCCCCGACACGAACACCCCACCCAGCGCCGACACCCGCTCCCGCATACCCACCAGGCCGTTCCCCCCGCTCGGCAGACCCGCATCCGCCGCACCCCGCCGCGACGGGCCGTTCTCCACCTGCATCGCGATCTCCGCCTCACGATGAGCGACCCGCACCCACGCCTTCGCACCCGCCGCATGCTTGTGGACGTTCGTCAACGCCTCCTGCACCACCCGGAACGCCGTCTGCTCCACCTCCGGCCGGTACGTGCGCGACTCGCCCTGCACCGAGAGCTCCACCACCATCCCCGCCACCCGCGACTGCTCCACCAGCGAACCGAGATCCGCCAACGACGGCCCCTCCCCCGCGGCTGCGGCCTCGGCGGCCTCGGCGGCCTCCGCCGCGGCCGCGGCCGCCGCACCCACCGCCGCCAACGGCA
The Streptomyces tirandamycinicus DNA segment above includes these coding regions:
- a CDS encoding YwqJ-related putative deaminase; amino-acid sequence: MHTAPQPSPAATTGDPRLSWSSAESAVRPPALRFRRDGILPTVAAALSVRGTTLTCTAARGDQTPDLHPLVQDFLDTLTSGQRERFTGRCPEAILLSRHIGATDAARSKRARRKPLTPGEARRSLKHAKLTTRRIREDGDPLHGSYAAPCRSCAAMLAHFGVRTVEPAQTENG
- a CDS encoding SUKH-3 domain-containing protein, with translation MPDHPLSTTRFPVAVDAALRDAGWQPGRWDIKLAEHWADTLRAHVSPGGHRHTVFPAAVEAWAEFGALHITPPGPGRQTAPAALRLDPLAGLHLARTLGDLGRALDTEIAPLGEELGEEGDAQAVLAVDARGRVYSVDHTGDWYLGPDLDQALITLVNGNQPARLTMP